TAAGGCTGGACAAGTCATTGCATGGGTTGGTAGTGAAGGTCAGTCAAGCGGTCCACATGTGCACTACGAGCTGCGTGCTGGATTGGGTGGCAAGAGTTATAACCCCATGAGTTACGGTGCGAGCAAAGGTACTAAGCCTAGTGGCGGACATATGAATTGGTTAAAGCAGGCCGGCTTTAAACCAGCAGAGTATGTAGCTGCTAATAAAGTCATTATGCAAGAATCGGGATGGAATCCGCATGCTACAAATGGCAGTTCAGGAGCTTATGGATTGCCACAATCATTGCCAGCAAATAAAATGGCAAGCGCCGGGAGTGACTGGCGGTCTAACCCAATCACTCAATTGAAGTGGATGAAATCATATGTCGATAGCCGCTACGGTGGCATGAATCAAGCACTGGCATATCGTAACCGTGTAGGCTGGTATGGTAACGGTGGTTGGGGCGATTCTGGCAAACTAAATATCTTTAACGAGATTCCTGGCGAACCAGAAGTGGCAGTTAACCCAGCTAGAGATAGTGCTGATGGCTTAATTGTTGAGGCTGCACGTGCTCGTGCTAATAAGGCACCTAATGGATTAGTTGCTAAGGCAATGCGGGTAGTTGGAGCTGCAAGGGCAGGCATTCAACGTACGGCGCCAAGCTTTGCTTCGCATGGCGTGGCACAGGCAGAAGGGCAAGTTGCCGGCAGTCAAGCAATCGGTGGTGACGTGACGATCACTGTGCCATTAGATAGCGGCGTATTGACGCAGGCGGTATATCCTAAAGCAAAACTTATGCAACAGCGTGATATTACGATTCAAGCGAAGAAAGGAGGTTTGCATTAGTGAGTTCAATTGTTATTCAAAAGATGGACGGTACGGTTTATGATTTGGAAAAGCTAGGTATTCGTGTGATTAGTTTTGACCCGCCTGGGCCGAACTATCAACACACATTTACTCAGATGAACGAGTACAGTTCCGTGTTAACTGATACTCAGATGCAGCAAACAACAATCCCGTTAGTATTCAAAGTGAATGCGGCAGACAACTACGACTACGAGCTAAAGCGAATGCGTGTGCTCAAGGTATTTGCAGGTTATGAGCCGTTTTATATCATCAACCGACGTATTGCTTATTTACGCTGGAAGGTTGTGTCAGAGAGCTACACGTATGCTAGGCAGAGCAATTATTGGGGCACTCAAGCGATTACGGTCAATCTGACGTGTATTGATGGTGCGGCCGAAACCGTGCTAACGAGCCTTGATAAAGGATTCCTAAATGGGTTCGGTATGAGTGCCAGTTTAACGTCAGTGCCAAAGTATGAGTTCACTAATCAAGCCAACTTCACGATTTGGAATGGCAGCACAATACCGTTGCGAGCCGAGGAGCACCCAGTATTGATTACACTAGATTGTGCTGCCAGTAAGGCGGTGACAATCAGTAACCAGACGATCAGCCAAAGTCTAACGGTCACCATGCCACTGACTAAGGGTAAACCATTGCAAATTTACGGCTTGAAGATGGTTGTTGGTGGCGCGTCGGTTTTTAGCAAATCAAATCACGGTTATCTGGACTTTGCACCGGGCGATAACAAATTAACTATTAGTGGGACTAGCGATTTTACGATTAGTTTTAAAACACATTTCTATTACTAGGAGGCTTTTGACATGCTCATTATAACGGACTACACAGGCGCATCAGAGGCGCTCAAAGTAACTGACCTGCAATTAACCTTGCAACTCGGTCAAGTCGCTCAGCTGGACTTCACGACATGGAATGAAGACAACAATATGACTGGTTATGCAATGTTGTCACCGCGGGCTTTAATTCAGGAACCTGATACAGGTATGCTGTTCCAGGTATCTGAGAACGATGGTAGCACGGCCGGCAAGTACTATAGCCGTTCGGTAACATGTCTAAGCATCATTCAAGACTTTAACGACAGTTATATTCGTAGCACGATTAAGGGCAAACAGACGCTCAAAGCCTGCATGGACTTGGTCACCAATGGCACCAAGTTCACGTACACGATCCATGATACAATCAGTGATCATGATTTTGGTGATGAAGAATTCGGTAATGGTCACGGCTTAGACTTGTTCTTGAACACATTGGTGTCTGACTTCGGTTTTGAGTGGTCCAACGACAACTATCGCATCGACATCTACAAGACGGTTGGTAAGCAGGACGCATTTGTCTTCGTGGACGGCGATGATGTCAACTCGGTTGCTGAGACTAACGATTACACGACAATTACTACTAAGATTCACGGTGAAGGTAAACACGACGATAATGATAAGCCAAGTTGCAGTTATGACTATGTAAGTCCGAACGCCAAGCTTTACGGCGAGATTGCAGCCGATGACTACCAGTCAGATAGTATCACGAGCGAAGATGAGTTGAAGAAGGTGTTGCCGGGACAGTTACAAGATTATCCTAAGGTGCAGTACACGGCTAACTTGAACACATTTCAGAAAGCTTCGCCGATTGGAGCAACTAACGATGCTTCTATTGGCAACTATGGCCATTTGCGAACTAGAAATGGCATTGACGTGAAGACACGGATTGTAGCTAAAACACTGTACTTGCAGAGCACGCACACTATCTCAACTGTGACGTTTGGCAACCTTAAAGCCGACCCGGCAATGATAACGGCACGCTTGCAGGCTAACCGTAGTCGAGATACTCAAGTTATTAAGCAGATCAAAGATGAGGGTAACAAACTGGTTGCTGGGGCTGCCATGAGCATTACGGTGTTAGATAAAGTGGGTGAAGTTGATGACTGAGATTCGACCTATTGCTGATAATGGTAAAGTAATGTTTTATCCGGCAACTCACTATCAAGCAGTTAAAGACCTTGATGTGGGTGTTACTAGAGTATTTATGGACAATCCAACTGAATTTTTTAATTTGCTGAAACCTAACATCAAAACGTGGCACAATGGGGAAATTACCAACTTAATCAAATTGCAGTCTCCTAATGGGACTGCTTTTTTAGTTTCAATCAGTGATGATGGAAAACTAATAATTACGAAGGAAGGGAATAGCGATGGCAATACAACTAGTAACTGACCAGTTCTCAGATAACTTAGACGGGACGTTTCGCAATGGGATGGTCGGCAACTTTAAAATCGTTGAACAAACTTTAAATGAGTTGCTAACGTATCAGGGTAACATCAATAAGCAGCTGAACACGTTGACGAAAAACATTAATTCAAGTGTTGATGGTAAATTGACTAAACAGGATTTAGCTTTGGTTGATAAGTTGAAAACACAGTCACAAGGCCTAACTGAGCGAATCAATCATATCATCATGGGTACTGACACGGATTCAATCCACGCCGTGCTGAATAATATGAAATTAGCTGGTGAACTTAAAGGACAGTGTGGTGATACAGGCAAAGCTGGTCGCGATGGCTTGGATGGTGAGAGTGCTTATCAAGTCTGGCTGGATGCTGGCAATGTGGGCAGTAAAGCCGACTACTTAGCCAGTATGAAAGGCAGTAAGGGCGATGTTGGTTCGGTTGGCCCTGCTGGTAAAGATGGTGCCATGAGTGCTAAAGATGTTACGGCGATGGTTACTGATTCGATAAATGGTATCAGTATTGGTACAACTAATTTGCTACTTTATACGAAGTTCACGCTCACTACTGTAACTAATATAATTGGATGGGTTCAAGTAGGACGAACGGCACCTGTTAAGACGGATTTGACTGGTAAATATACATTTGAGGGTTGGATAGACACGGCTATCGATAAAGCAGCAGCATATATCGATGTGAGGGATAAAGTCACAGATAAGCAATTGTCTATATATACAAACCGAATGTTCGTAGAAGGTGGCGATAGTGGGTATGCCGCATCAACAGTGGATATTCCTGAAAACGCATATATTAAAGCATGCTGGTTAGGATATACCAGCGAACAAACTACTCCGATAAGTATAACTTATGGACGTGAGAAGTTTGTCTATGGTGACAAGATTACTGACTGGTCACCTGCTCCGGACGATAAAGTGACGGATAATCACGATGGCTCTATCACGGTAAACGGTAAACAAGTTAATGTGACTGGTGCTACCTCTGTTCTTCAAGGCAAGACATTGGACATTATCGGTGATAGTTACGTGGCTAATAACGGTCAATCAGTATCAGAGACGTGGCACTATAAGGTAGCTAATCAATATGACATGATTTACAACAATTATGGTGTCAACGGTAATGGCCTAATCACTGCAAAGGCGACGGGTACACCAGTAGTTGACCGAGTGACTGATATGGATAGTACAGCTGACTATGTGGTTGTGGTTGGCGGCAAGAATGACTACAATCAGCAGCTTGCAATTGCCGACTTTAAAGCCGGATTAGTCAAACTGATTCAAGAACTGATTGAACGTTTCATCGGTAAAAAGATTTGTTTTTTCACGCCCTGGTCAATCGTAGAATCAGAAATAATGAATATCCCGCTAGTTCAGTATTCGCAGGCAATTGAAGATGTATGTGGTGCATATTCTATTCCATGCTTCAATAGTGCTAAGCGTAGTGGAATTTTAGCGTACAGTGATGTATTTAGGGCTAAGTACTTCCAAACTAGTACTGATCAAAGCCACTTAAATGATGCTGGTCATACTTTATTTGTTAACCCGGCTACCAAGTTTTTAGAAAGCTTATAAGAGGTGAATTAAGTGGAAATTTTAAAATTTAATGTGGACCTGGATAAGCGAAATCTAGTTGAAGATAAGCAAAACTTTGACATTGATTTTCATGATTCAAAATATAATTGGATTCAAGCCCGCCAGTACGAAGACTCAATGCGTCAGGTCGAAGTACATGTGGTGCATGGCGATAATTCGCCGTTTGACCTTACTGGTGTGAATCCGAACTTCTTTGGGTGGTTGCCAGAAGGGAATTACCGAATCATCGACGCTAAGCATGCGGTTATGCTGGATCCAAGCAACGGGATTTTTAGATTTGACTTCCCAGCGGCTGCGTTTGCAATGTCAGGATCTTACAAACAAGCCTTCTTCCGGTTGATGAAGGACGGCATGAACGTGTCAACGTTGGAATTCAGCTTGGACGTGCTAGCAGATAAGGTCATTTCAGGCCTGATTCCGAGCGACTACATCACGCCATTTATCGACCTGTACGGTGATTTAGGTGACATCGTGAAGAATGCCAAGGGCGATCTAGCAGCGGCACTAGCCGAATGGACCACTAAGTTATCAGCTTTGTTTAATCAGTTAAACGACCAAGGCGTTGATACTCAAACGATGTTGACAACTTTGGAACAACGAATCAAAGATGATGGTTTACTAACACAGGCTGACTTAGCTACAGCACTGACTAAATTTAAAGATAACTTTACGAAGCTTCAATCTAAGGTAGATGCGTCGGTTGCCAGTGCAACCACTTATGCGAATTTACGTCGATTGGGTCAGAAGTATCGGGTTCAGGGAAAGGTAGCGTCTAATGCTCAAGGGTTTGCCAGCTTAGGCGGAACGACAGTTGTTCAGTATTTTCAGAACTGGGCACCACTAGACGTTCAATACGGGACGCTAGTTAAATTTAATGTTGAAACCGGCACAGAACTTTTGACCAATGAAATTCATGGTTACCACGGAAATTCTATGACCTATAGCAGCAAAGATGGCTTGCTGTACATGGCAATGGCAGAGGATACATCTGCTGCTAAGGAAACTGCACAGAAAACTAAAATTCTGCAAATTGATCCAAGTGATTTAGCTATCAAAGCGACAATTGATTTAACCGCGAAGACTAGCTTAGATGAGATTCATTCAATTGGATACGACAGTGCCGATAACTGCTTTATTGTGGCTAATAACAAGACCTTAGAATTCTATGATGAGAGTTGGACATTACTGTTCACTAAAAATTGGGTTGACGTGATTGGTTACGAACCACCTTACATGCAAGGTGTTCAAGCACATGGCAATCGCTTATATTGGATTGGCGGTCGCAAATCACAAATTTGGGTATTTGACATTGATGTGGAAAGCCAAGACCTTAATTTTGGAACAATCTATACTTTTGATAGTTTTCAAGAAGGGCTATATCCAACTGGTGAACTGGAAGCATTAGGATTTAACGATGATGGTGATATTTATGCTGTGTCGCACGTTACGGTTGGCAACTGGGGTGGATTAACACAATATTATGTCACTCACAGTGATTTTAAAATTCCAGTCAGTGGTCCAGAAACAGTTGCTATCCAAGGTGCAAGTCCAATTCCAACTGAATTCTATGTTGGTACCAACACGGCATATAATCCAGATGGTACTAAATCGAATCCATTCGCGAGCTTGCTGGAAGCAACGACTTGTATGCGGACACCCTACACGCCATTTAAGACGTTGACCATGCTAACTGATATGGCAGAAGAAACCTTGGTGTTAATTGATATTGATTCTGCAATGGTGAATACACAGGCACACAAAGTCAAAGCGGCAGTGATTATCAATTGTAATAATCTTTATCTATCGGCACTTCAAACCGCTGGTTATTCGCGATATAAAATGAATGCACTTTACATCTATAATTCGCAAGTGCGAATCAACGACTGGAAATGTGCTAGTTTAAAATCAGTAGTGGATGTCAATGAGGATGTCCATATTGAGCGGAGCAATGCTTTTATCCAGGATAATTCTAAATCACGAATTGTGTTGTATAACAGTGTGCTAGAAACCGCAGGTAGTACTTATCATGTGGTCAAAGATAATTTTATGTCTAACCTGATGGGTAACCAAATATTAGGAACGATTACAAACGTTAAAGACGCCAACACCTTGACGACAAGTGATTTTGTATACTATCAAAATATGAATGTCCAGGTCACAACCGTCATTAACGGTAATACAATTGGTTTCCAATTAACATCGCCAATCAGCAGTAGTGGCATTGTTAACTTGATTGGGTATACTCAGTCATCTAATGTGCTTTACTTCTGTGCATTCCACTACGTCAAAGACAACGCGGCCAATACAACGATTGAATTTTATTCATTGCCAACTATGACTAAGTTAGTGCCGACCAGTTATGCTATCACGGCTACTGTATCAGACAACTAAGGAGGATAGTATGAAATTAACTTTAGATGAAGTTAACCACATTATAGGTGTTGATCAGAATAACAGCACTTATGACTACATTGGGTATGTACCTGATGACTTAGCAGAACACGCTACTGATGGTTTTTATATGATTGCATTCAATACAATTATGCCGGCGCCGATTACCGATACAGGGACTGTCACAACAACGCCATCACCAGTTATGCAGGCGGTCAATGCATTGGGACTTAAAGTGGCGGCGTTGGAGCAAAAGATTGGGAGTGACACGAATGTTTGAGTTCGTCAAAATGATGTTCAATGCTGGTTGTCAAGTTGAAGGATATGTTAGTTACGGTGCAATTACGGCCGAAGAATACAAGATGATTACCGGCGAAGACTATGTAGTGCCGGCCACCACATGATAGGAGATGTTGGAATGTGAAATTAACAGATTTTGGGTTAGCGTTAGCCACGATGGTTAATGGTCAGCGCTGGACACCACCACACTATATCATGGGCTATCAATTGGGTGAGTGGGCATCAATTGCTACGATTGTAATTTTCGTGTCTGGTCTTATTGTGGGCATTGTGCGTATTGGCGTGGTTAACCCTGCCCATATTGCGAATGAAAATTTGCAACATTCAATTGACCGGCTGACTGCGAAAATAGAGGGTATCGGAGAGAATTCAGATGCTGTTCACAAAGAACACGATAAACGTCTGGATGCGCATGATATTAAACTGGGTGAACATGAAATCGAGATTAAGAATTTAAAGGAGAAAATTGAAAAATGAATAAAGTAAAACTTAGTTTTAATAAGAAATCAGTGGCCGATATTACATCGGTTATTTTTATTGTTGCTTCTGGAATCGTCACATTAGGAACAGCGCTAGGATATACATTACCGGGAGCGACTTCAGACACCATCAACGCGTGGGTAAGTGCCATTACGTTAATTCTTGGTTCTGGCGGTTTGTTACGAAACACGGCCAATAAAGGGGATGGATTGAAAGATGAAGTTCAAAAATAAATTAGTGTTAGTCGGGGCGGCCACAATGGCAGCTCTTTTTTTAGGGCTAAATGCAAGCGCCGCTCGTATGGATATGGTCGATGTATCGAACAACAACGGCTATATGAGCACTGCTGAGTACGTTTCAATGCGTAACGAATTTGGTGTAAAGGCACTTACCGTCAAGATTAGTGAAGGTACCACGTTCAAGGATGGCTACGCTGCCAGCAACATTGCTAATGGCCAAGCGGCTGGCTTATATGTCAACGGCTATCACTTCGCACATTACAAGACTAAAGCCCAAGCCGTTGCCGAAGCTGATTATGCTGGTCAGGCAGCAAAGGCCGCAGGGCTACCAGTTGGTGCGGTATTGGCAACGGACGTAGAGGCTGCTGAAGAACAGGGAATCTTATCCCAAGCAACTAATGATCGCAATAATGCGGCCTTCATGAAAGAGATTCAGAAGTTTGGCTACCGGACTGACATTTATACCTCTGGGTCATGGGCCAATAATAAGATGACCATCAAGGGTAAAACAGGTTGGATTGCTGGCTATCCATATGTCATGTCCGGTCAAAAATGGTATACGAATAACAATGCATGGCAATGGTCCGGTTCTGCACATTTCCGGATAAGCTATGGCGGTTTTGATGTTAGCCAACTTTATAATGACTACTATACAGCCGGTCAGAAATCGACAGTCAAGCCAACTGATAAAGATGCAGTCAAGGAACAGAATAAAGTTGCTAACAAGAATGGTCAAAAGACCAGCACTACTGCAAACTGGGTCAAAGAATCAAAGACCTACACACTGACAACACCGGTCAAGCTCCGTACAGGTGCATCAACATCGTCAAGCGTGATTACAACCTTGTCAGCTGGTTCAACTATCAAGACGGATCAAGCGATTATTCAAGGTGGCTATCGGTGGGTGCGCCAACCACGGGGTAACGGTTATGCTTATATGGCAACCGGTCCCGCAAGTAATACGCTTGAATACGTGACAAGTGGTCTTGCTCACACGTATTATAAGGTCGTTTCAGGTGATTCATGGTGGGTAATTGCTCAACGTAATGGTCTGAGCATGACTACATTGGCAGCACAAAACAGTAAGAACATTTACTCGGTGATTTATCCTGGTCAAACATTACAACTTAACTAAACGAATCCCGCACTAGCCTTAATTGGCCGGTGCGGGATTTTTTTGATTACAGAGGTTTTAATATCTTATCATCTATCAGTCTTCTTGTGCTTTTAGCCATTTGATTAATTCTTATGGACTCATTTTTTTTAATTTCATCAAATTTTAGTTGCATCAGTCGTAAAGTTGACTGCAATTGTTTATTTGCCAACTGTTCCATCGAATAACTTTCTGGGGAATCTAAAAGTGTTTCAAGTAAAGACTGGAAGCTATAGGCGTAATCAGCAAAGTCACTACAAAACATACTGTACTGATTGTTACTCTGATAAATTAGTTTATAAATTCCTGCAATCAGTTTTAGTTGCTCATTCTTTTTTACTTGTACGTTCCTTGATAGTTGTTTACCAGATGGGAAATTGAAAAATTCTGTCCCCAATTTTGTTTGTTTTTCTGGCTTTTTCGTGTCATAGCGTTCACTAGAATCAATATGGGAAATTATTTTTCCCAGAAGGACTACTAATAGATCACAAGCTCTTACTCCGGACGCTTCTCTGGAATCTACATCAGATTTAATGTCCTTAAAATCATTTTCCTGATATCCATCTTTGGGAGCGTCTTGATCTAAGTAAATACTGATAGTATTCCTTGGTGAGTCTACTTGATCGGCTAAGACAAATAAATCAAGACCAAAAGCTAACTGATCGGTCGGAAATACGGCACTATCAGAAATAATCGTATCATCGCCTGGGCAGTTATCTAATATATGCAATAGTTGATTATATGCATTGAATTCCGATTGCATTCTTGGTATATTTGCATTTTTTTTAGTGAAATTTTGAAGACAATTGCGTAATTCATTCAAAATCTGATTTGTGGTTAAAGAGGGATTACTGAGTGCCTGAGTAAATGTGCTTCCGTAACTAGAATCTTCCGTTCTAAGATATTTAGTTATTGTATAAAAGACAAAATGCAAATTTATTGAATAATTTTCCTCTAGAGAAAACAGCCAATTCTTCAACTTGTGGGCAACTAATACCTGGCTTTTGTCAAGCAGGCTTAGTTGGAGTGTTGCCCCCACATCGTTAATTAAATCGATTAAGCTATTGAGAAGTATAGCCGAATCTGTTTTTATATCTTGAAAAACATTTACTGATTTGAAGATATCTTTTCCCTTTATTTCATCGATTTGAGAGTGCTTTTGTCGGTACTTTTCTTCTATATTATTGTAGACATATTCAAAATAACTTTGCTTATCTTTAGGAATGGCTAAATAAACACACACATATGCAGGAATATTGTCTCCTTGCTGATAGTTAAACTGATGACTGCTATTTTTGCTTTGTCGTATAGTTTTAGTTGGACCCTTTTCATCGAAAAAAATATTAACATCTTGCATAATAACGCTCCTTTAATAATTGATCATTTAAGTTTGATTATGCAGCTAAATGGATATCTTTTGAATAGTCCAAAAATAGCCCATGGTCAAAATGGTCACAAATTATTTCACGAACTAGGTCATCCTAGTACAAAAGGAACCCCGATAAATGTTGATTTAACGGGGTTCCTTATTCTTTGGATACTGTCTAATTCGCCTATAAATGTCACGAGTGGGACTTGAACCCACAACCCTCCGCTTAGAAGGCGGATGCTCTATCCAGTTGAGCTATCATGACAACAACAAGTCTAATTATAGTTAAGAAAATTAACCCTGTCAATTCTTATTTAAAGTTGTTCCTGGGGTTTTAAGATTAACGCCAGCTGGCTTGTGAAATGAAAATGGGGCTAGGCGTCAAAAGTCGCTTTTTATCGCAAAGTTTGCAATACTGAAAACGAAATCAATTTCAGGGGGAACCAATAAATGGCAAGATGGTTGAAATGGTCAGTTTTTTACGAGTTAACAGAAATTTATACGGCACCGCTAAATATCATGTGGTTTATCTTAGGTGCAGCGATTGCGCAGTATCACGTCCATACGGTTAATTGGATTAACGTGGGTTTGTGTCTGTTAGTGGTCTTCATCTTCGACTTGGCAGTTAATGTCGCTGACAATTATTATGATTATCAGCATGCGCATGATCGCCAAGACTATGCTCAGAAAACAAATCCCATTGGCCGGTTAAAGTTGCCACCGCGCGGTGTTTTCTGGTTGGCTTGGCTATTATATGCGGTTGCGGCCGTTCCAGGAATTGTGCTCATCTTGCGAACGGGCTGGCCGGTAGCGATTTTTGGGGTGGTTGGGTATCTGATTGGCATTTTTTACACGGCAGGACCGCATCCGATTAATGCGACGCCAGTGTCAGCACTCGTAGTGGCATTAGCAATTGCGTTTTGGATTCAATTAACGTGTGTGTACGTGTCCATCTATGGGCAACAGCCATTGACCTGGCGCATCGTTGGGACCACCTTCCTCCTATGCTTACCTTTAACTTTAATCTTCTTTACGGTCCAATTAGCTAATGATACGGCCGATCGTAGCGAAGACATTGCGAATCATCGCTATACATTGGCCGTTTACTTGGGTCAACCAGGGGCAGTCCGTGTGATACAAGTAGTAATTGTGATTGGGACGTTATGGCCCTTAATTAATGCTTGGCTAGGATTAGCGCCAGTAGTGACCGCGTTAACGGTGGTGCTGCTTCCGATTATGTGGCGGGGAATGCAACCGTTCTTTGCGGTTCAAGATAAGCAAAAAACGTTTATGGCAATTGTAAAGAGTGCGTCGTTATTTTTCGTCGCATATCCGGTCTTATTTGCTTTGGGTACTTGGCTATGAGAACTTAAATCTTAAGAAAAGCTAAAGGTGGCTAAAAAACAACGATTAACTAGTCGTTTTGCTTGAAATAATCCTGTAACATAACGATAATATAAATGTAACAGGAGAGGAGAGACGCTTATGATTTCAGTTTTAGCAATCGTTGGCATTTTAGCCATTGCCGGAGGAATTCAATATTATTCGAACTTTGTTTCTAAGGAAAATGCAGCTAGTAAACACTTCACTGCTTCCCGTGATAACCGTTAGTTATCGGTTAGCTCCTAGTTGTTTACGACAACTTTATACGTTAATTATCAATAAAAAAAGAACTGACCAAAAGGCCGGTTCTTTTTTTATTACTTGATTTTTGGTGTGGCTTCAATGGTTTCAGTCTTACCAGCGGCCCAACGTTGGATCGCGGCAGTTTGCTTTTCGCGACGAAGACGCTTTTGCTTATCAGCAACTGGACGACGTGTGGCCCATGTATTGTAAGGTTTTGCTACAACAGTCATGAGAGAATTACCTCCTTTTAATTAGTCCAATAACAATTATTGTAAGACTAGTATAACGTAAAATGCAACTAAAATTAATGAAAAACTGTTTTTTTTTGAAAAAAGCCCTTAATTATGGACGATTTCTACTAATTTGTTCTGATAATAACGATTATTAGACGCTCTGGCCGATTGATGGTATATTTGTCTTAGAAAGTAGGGAAGTTAAATGAACCATGAAATTGATCCCCGGGTTGATAAAACGCGGCGGCATTTACGGCAAGCATTAATTACATTATTACAAACTAAAAATGTTGAAGATATCTCGGTCCAGGAGTTAACTGCGACAGCATCAGTGACTCGGGGCACCTTTTATCTTCATTATAAAGATAAGCCAGCGTTTGTTAGCCAGGCGCTCGATGATTTAGTGACCGATCTGTTTGCAACGGGCATCGTCACGGTTTCAATTGGGGAAGTCATTACTAATCCAGCTGATCCGTTACGCCGTGTTCAAGTCTTATCCTTGGCTAAGGCGTTGGGCTATATTAATGATCATGCTGAGGCCTTTAAAACTCTGTTGATTGATCAGAGCCAACTAGCGGTAGAGCACCGCATCAAACAACAACTTACGACCTGGATGCAACAGTTTTATCATGATTTTGAAGATCAATTCGCTGATTTAGAAGTACCGATTAGTGTCCAAACGGCTTACTATGTTTCGGCGACTGTCGGGTTGATTACCGATTGGCTTGAAAATGATTTGATTTATACGCCTCGTTACCTTACCAAATGCATTAAAAAGCTCCATCGATTGATGACGGTTGGTAACATTACTTTCACAGATTTCTTTGTATGATGAAATTATTGCTTGACTAGTGGCGTCTATTTTGATAGTATTTTCTTGTTGTATTTGTGAACTTCTACAGCTACAACCGCACG
This region of Lactobacillus sp. CBA3605 genomic DNA includes:
- a CDS encoding prenyltransferase, giving the protein MARWLKWSVFYELTEIYTAPLNIMWFILGAAIAQYHVHTVNWINVGLCLLVVFIFDLAVNVADNYYDYQHAHDRQDYAQKTNPIGRLKLPPRGVFWLAWLLYAVAAVPGIVLILRTGWPVAIFGVVGYLIGIFYTAGPHPINATPVSALVVALAIAFWIQLTCVYVSIYGQQPLTWRIVGTTFLLCLPLTLIFFTVQLANDTADRSEDIANHRYTLAVYLGQPGAVRVIQVVIVIGTLWPLINAWLGLAPVVTALTVVLLPIMWRGMQPFFAVQDKQKTFMAIVKSASLFFVAYPVLFALGTWL
- a CDS encoding TetR/AcrR family transcriptional regulator — translated: MNHEIDPRVDKTRRHLRQALITLLQTKNVEDISVQELTATASVTRGTFYLHYKDKPAFVSQALDDLVTDLFATGIVTVSIGEVITNPADPLRRVQVLSLAKALGYINDHAEAFKTLLIDQSQLAVEHRIKQQLTTWMQQFYHDFEDQFADLEVPISVQTAYYVSATVGLITDWLENDLIYTPRYLTKCIKKLHRLMTVGNITFTDFFV